The Vicia villosa cultivar HV-30 ecotype Madison, WI linkage group LG1, Vvil1.0, whole genome shotgun sequence genome includes a region encoding these proteins:
- the LOC131643459 gene encoding vacuole membrane protein KMS1-like, translating into MSSSGLIEKHQLELDNLTLTTHPVKTLKFFTLAIVQYLKKTARYLLAKGGWLLLLSFVVGAFSIMLISIDGPHEKHLEELLKYFRFGVWWITLGIASSIGLGSGLHTFVLYLGPHIAFFTIKAMQCGRVDLKSAPYDTIQLDRGPSWLDKDCLQFGPSLFQSEHGSQIPLSLILIQVQLEAVLWGMGTAIGELPPYFISRAARLSGSKMDAMEELGTEDEGIITTYLNRIKRWFLSHCQHLNFFTILALASVPNPLFDLAGIMCGQFGIPFWKFFLATFIGKALIKTHIQTIFIISVCNNQLLNWIENELIWVLGHIPGFASILPKVIANLHAVKDKYLKAPHSVSPTVKGTRWDFSITSIWNTVVWLMLMNFFVKIVNSTAQSYLKKQQEIELAASNVSTSTD; encoded by the exons ATGTCTAGCTCAG GGCTTATCGAAAAGCACCAATTGGAGCTAGACAATTTGACACTGACCACACATCCCGTCAAAACACTAAAATTCTTCACATTAGCTATTGTTCAATACTTGAAGAAAACAGCAAGATATCTGTTGGCCAAAGGTGGATGGCTTTTGCTTCTCAGTTTTGTGGTAGGGGCCTTTAGCATAATGCTGATTTCCATCGATGGTCCTCATGAAAAG CATCTTGAGGAGCTACTTAAATATTTTCGCTTTGGAGTATGGTGGATAACCCTTGGGATTGCATCTTCAATCGGTCTTG GGTCTGGTTTACATACTTTTGTTCTATACTTGGGTCCCCACATAGCATTCTTTACAATCAAAGCCATGCAATGTGGCCGAGTTGATTTGAAAAGTGCTCCATATGATACGATACAGTTAGATAGAGGTCCTTCTTGGCTTGATAAGGATTGCTTGCAATTTGGGCCGTCGTTGTTTCAGTCAGAACATGGTTCACAGATTCCACTCAGCCTCATTTTGATTCAAGTTCAGTTGGAGGCTGTTTTATGGGGCATGGGAACCGCTATCGGGGAGCTTCCTCCTTACTTTATCTCCAGGGCAG CACGTCTGTCTGGGAGCAAAATGGATGCAATGGAAGAGTTGGGTACTGAAGATGAAGGAATCATCACAACCTACTTAAATCGCATCAAGCGTTGGTTCTTATCACATTGTcaacatttaaatttttttaccatTTTGGCACTTGCTTCG GTTCCAAATCCTCTGTTTGACCTCGCTGGTATCATGTGTGGACAATTTGGCATTCCATTTTGGAAATTCTTTCTTGCAACTTTCATCGGAAAGGCTCTAATTAAAACTCACATACAG ACAATATTTATCATCTCAGTTTGCAATAATCAGCTTCTTAACTGgatagaaaatgaattaatttgggtTCTCGGTCATATACCTGGTTTTGCTTCTATTTTGCCTAAAGTGATTGCGAATCTCCATGCCGTTAAAGATAAGTATCTGAAAGCACCCCATTCAGTTTCCCCAACCGTCAAG GGGACAAGATGGGATTTCTCAATTACTTCAATCTGGAACACAGTGGTGTGGCTTATGCTTATGAATTTCTTTGTGAAGATAGTGAATTCAACAGCTCAGAGTTATTTGAAGAAACAGCAGGAGATAGAATTAGCTGCATCAAACGTTTCTACATCAACAGATTAG